A window from Calditerrivibrio sp. encodes these proteins:
- a CDS encoding lytic transglycosylase domain-containing protein codes for MKIQTKKNLFIKIVFSIVLTICLLLLFIGLYDYLSYRYFTEKQKYNQLRYMETVSYYNIVKRQVKFYNDILNVSDYIKKNDFTHSEINSYDLALAIVKEAYVKKLDPYLVLAIIEVESDFRYNSESIRGAKGLMQIKSDTARYIALKEEINASTSKLKKDPLMNIKLGVAYYSYLLDKFNGNHKYALVAYNLGANKVFSLMSQRINLPKGYYNKVVKKYREITKFYGQKQEDI; via the coding sequence ATGAAAATTCAAACCAAAAAGAATCTGTTTATAAAGATAGTTTTTTCAATAGTGTTAACTATCTGTCTTTTGTTGCTATTTATAGGTTTATACGACTATCTATCTTATCGATATTTTACTGAAAAACAGAAGTATAATCAGCTAAGATACATGGAAACAGTCTCATATTATAACATTGTAAAAAGACAGGTTAAGTTCTATAATGATATATTAAACGTTTCCGACTACATAAAAAAAAATGATTTTACACATAGCGAGATAAATAGTTACGATCTGGCTTTAGCTATAGTGAAGGAAGCTTATGTAAAAAAGTTGGATCCGTATCTTGTTTTAGCTATAATAGAAGTTGAAAGTGATTTTAGATATAATAGTGAATCTATCAGGGGTGCTAAGGGGCTTATGCAGATAAAAAGCGATACTGCAAGATATATAGCTTTGAAAGAGGAGATCAATGCATCCACATCAAAACTCAAGAAGGATCCTTTGATGAACATAAAGCTGGGAGTTGCTTACTACAGCTATCTTTTGGATAAATTTAATGGCAATCATAAGTACGCCTTAGTTGCATATAATCTGGGTGCTAATAAGGTATTTTCTCTGATGAGTCAAAGGATAAACCTACCTAAAGGTTACTATAACAAAGTGGTCAAAAAGTACAGAGAGATTACAAAATTTTATGGACAAAAACAGGAAGATATATAA
- a CDS encoding ABC transporter ATP-binding protein has protein sequence MEKHIITLEKISKVYTSKREKITALNNINLNIERGSFVLIKGRSGSGKTTLLNLISALDKPTTGKIVVDNIDITKLSDPFSAEYRRKKIGFIFQQFHLLEDITVFENVLLSMIPTKNDFQYIKNTILEVSKRFDMEKFLETPAWKLSGGQKQRVTIMRALANDPPIILADEPTSNLDNNLSKELMNILQELNRNGKTILIVSHDEIIFRYPFSISYVLEDGQLNVHIP, from the coding sequence GTGGAAAAACATATCATAACCCTTGAAAAGATCTCAAAAGTATATACAAGCAAAAGGGAGAAAATCACAGCTCTTAATAATATCAACTTAAATATCGAAAGAGGAAGCTTTGTCCTCATTAAGGGGCGGAGCGGTAGTGGCAAAACAACCCTTTTAAATCTGATTTCAGCTCTCGACAAACCCACAACTGGAAAGATCGTCGTAGATAATATCGACATCACTAAGCTATCCGATCCATTCTCCGCAGAGTATAGAAGAAAAAAAATCGGTTTTATATTCCAACAGTTTCACCTGTTAGAGGATATTACAGTTTTTGAGAATGTACTTCTATCCATGATACCCACTAAGAATGATTTTCAATATATAAAGAACACTATCTTAGAGGTTTCAAAAAGATTCGATATGGAAAAATTTCTTGAGACACCAGCATGGAAATTGTCCGGTGGGCAAAAGCAAAGAGTCACCATAATGAGGGCACTCGCAAATGATCCCCCAATAATCCTTGCTGATGAACCAACCTCAAACCTTGACAACAATCTTTCAAAGGAGTTGATGAATATACTACAGGAACTCAACCGCAATGGAAAAACTATTTTAATCGTAAGTCATGATGAGATCATCTTCAGGTATCCTTTTAGTATTTCGTATGTTCTGGAGGATGGCCAGTTAAATGTACACATCCCCTGA
- a CDS encoding FtsX-like permease family protein → MKYYLYIILQAIKNIFRYRTKSLFYLISITLTSFTLFTIMLVTDSIEYIHKSYLEEAPDIVLQNMSGGKEQLINTELADNLISIPGVEKVTKRYWGYYIFEYNKSIITIIGLDPYENQFSLFLEHLSNSVDKNRFKENTAIVGNSIKHTFEQIGYKEKAYLTNINGKILELTIIDFINDEYRFSDVMFVPIETVRKLLNIPENFCTDIVLNIPNKNEIPIIAAKIKEHYPYLNIITKNDIKTNYKKLFFFEKSFFTLIIIGAIIVLCIINLDRIVGFSGEQREMAILRALGWSISDIIKLKVFESFFLVTFSLLLSFVLSFCYVFISDAPIFKGILLGFSELRIMSKLPHHINTHSILTIFLLILIPYILSTIYPVWKAITKEVANSGVK, encoded by the coding sequence ATGAAATACTATCTATACATAATCCTTCAAGCCATAAAAAACATATTTAGATATAGAACAAAATCGTTATTCTATCTTATATCCATTACCCTTACATCTTTCACCCTCTTTACAATTATGTTAGTTACAGATAGTATCGAATATATTCACAAGTCCTATTTAGAAGAGGCACCAGACATAGTACTTCAAAACATGAGTGGCGGAAAAGAACAGCTCATAAATACAGAGTTAGCTGACAACCTCATTTCAATACCCGGTGTGGAAAAAGTGACCAAAAGGTATTGGGGATACTACATCTTTGAATACAATAAATCGATAATCACCATCATTGGATTAGATCCTTATGAAAACCAATTTTCATTATTTTTAGAACATCTGTCAAACTCCGTAGATAAAAACAGATTCAAAGAAAATACAGCTATTGTGGGTAACTCCATTAAACATACGTTTGAACAGATTGGCTATAAAGAAAAGGCTTACCTTACAAACATCAATGGGAAGATACTGGAGCTAACAATCATCGACTTTATAAACGATGAATACCGATTTTCAGATGTAATGTTTGTACCGATTGAAACAGTCAGGAAACTACTAAATATCCCCGAAAACTTCTGCACAGACATCGTCCTTAACATACCTAATAAAAACGAAATACCCATAATCGCCGCCAAAATAAAAGAACACTACCCCTATCTCAATATCATAACCAAAAACGATATAAAAACAAACTATAAAAAGCTCTTTTTCTTTGAAAAAAGCTTTTTCACCCTCATTATCATTGGTGCTATAATCGTACTTTGCATAATAAATTTAGATAGAATCGTAGGTTTTTCTGGCGAACAAAGGGAAATGGCAATATTAAGAGCATTAGGATGGTCTATCTCCGATATTATAAAACTAAAGGTGTTTGAATCCTTCTTTTTAGTAACCTTTTCATTATTACTATCCTTTGTTTTATCATTTTGCTACGTTTTTATAAGTGATGCACCTATTTTTAAAGGTATTCTTTTAGGCTTTTCTGAACTAAGAATAATGTCAAAACTACCTCATCATATAAACACACATTCTATCTTAACAATTTTTTTACTTATTCTCATCCCCTATATCCTATCCACAATCTATCCGGTATGGAAAGCCATCACAAAAGAGGTAGCAAATAGTGGAGTAAAGTAG
- a CDS encoding nitrous oxide reductase accessory protein NosL, whose translation MKQLFILICALFFFTTVVYPQDFTKEAGKDPILIMKGPDKHWCPICGMSIKMYYKTSHGVYLKDGSTKQYCSIRCLLVDYPEIKDKITKTVVIDAKTEELIDAYKANYLIGSKIPGTMSKISKIAFAKKEDAEEFQKIYGGEIADFKKAFALANEHLKSDNEMTQKKKESEMYPMGEKLFKDKCIPDIEPSKYDRINELKADIFANKLCKDLNERQLQAVALYLWEVKRLKSQSPTSVKTIEIPKDAKCPVCGMFVYKYPKWAVEISYTLKNETGKLYFDGVKDFFKFFFNPEKWNKKYSNIMINSILVTDYYTQKAINAKDAYFIIGSNVIGPMGNELIPFEHESSAQSFLKDHNGKKILKFADITEKLVYDLDK comes from the coding sequence TTGAAACAGCTGTTTATTTTGATATGTGCCCTGTTTTTTTTCACTACTGTAGTCTATCCCCAGGATTTCACCAAAGAAGCGGGTAAAGATCCTATTCTTATAATGAAAGGACCTGATAAACATTGGTGCCCCATTTGTGGTATGAGTATCAAAATGTATTACAAGACAAGTCATGGTGTATATTTGAAGGATGGCTCGACAAAACAATACTGCTCCATAAGATGCCTCTTAGTGGATTATCCTGAGATAAAGGACAAAATCACTAAAACCGTAGTAATCGATGCGAAAACAGAAGAGCTCATAGATGCCTATAAAGCAAACTATCTCATCGGTAGTAAAATACCCGGGACCATGTCTAAGATAAGCAAAATCGCCTTTGCTAAGAAAGAGGATGCAGAGGAGTTCCAAAAGATATATGGCGGAGAAATTGCAGACTTCAAGAAAGCTTTTGCTTTAGCAAACGAACACCTCAAATCAGACAACGAAATGACCCAAAAGAAAAAAGAATCAGAAATGTATCCAATGGGGGAAAAACTATTTAAGGATAAATGTATTCCAGATATAGAGCCATCAAAATACGACAGAATCAATGAACTAAAAGCAGATATTTTCGCTAATAAACTTTGCAAAGACCTAAATGAAAGACAACTCCAAGCCGTAGCCCTATACCTGTGGGAGGTTAAAAGGCTCAAAAGCCAGAGCCCAACAAGCGTTAAAACAATTGAAATCCCAAAAGATGCCAAGTGCCCTGTATGTGGCATGTTTGTATATAAATACCCTAAGTGGGCAGTGGAGATATCATATACCCTCAAAAACGAAACTGGTAAACTATACTTCGATGGGGTGAAAGATTTTTTCAAATTCTTTTTTAACCCAGAGAAATGGAATAAAAAATATTCCAATATCATGATAAATAGCATTTTAGTTACAGATTACTACACACAAAAAGCCATCAACGCTAAAGATGCCTATTTTATAATTGGTAGCAATGTGATAGGACCTATGGGGAACGAACTCATACCTTTTGAACATGAATCCTCAGCCCAGAGCTTTTTAAAAGACCACAACGGTAAAAAAATATTAAAGTTTGCAGACATTACAGAAAAACTTGTATATGACCTTGATAAGTAA
- a CDS encoding metalloregulator ArsR/SmtB family transcription factor → MDIKLLAEQLKVLGHPVRLNIVMGLLNNECSVTKISEGLNMSQAAVSRHLSLLRNFDIVEGRRNGNQICYYLKDTNILKMIKALMED, encoded by the coding sequence ATGGATATTAAATTATTGGCTGAACAATTAAAAGTGTTGGGGCATCCTGTTAGATTAAACATTGTGATGGGGCTTTTAAATAATGAATGTTCCGTTACTAAGATAAGTGAGGGGCTTAATATGTCCCAAGCTGCTGTGAGTAGGCACTTATCTTTGCTAAGGAATTTTGATATAGTTGAGGGTAGGCGAAATGGTAATCAGATATGTTATTATCTAAAGGATACCAATATACTGAAAATGATAAAGGCTTTGATGGAGGATTAG
- a CDS encoding TolC family protein, with amino-acid sequence MKRFFAVVTFLGISFMSYAGQISFEDAKKILLEKNGIIKSYAEELNSSKYRVEQAKSGFMPKLNISETFISSDEPATAAFSKISQGSFTSAYMATMADPDRVKNFETKVELIQPIFLQGKVYFGFKQAEEMKKASERVFDAVKQELIFNLIRAYYGKALADKGIEVTEKSLQRTKKYRDMTEEFYKNGLLVKSDLYVAESRLSLNESYLAEAKKHSLVAEANLQRLLDSDEKFTVIWSDLPLKMDRSLDEFLQAALTNRRDLKALENYSKVQEMEYKKSSWSYYPEVVAFANYKMNDSSFLGDSGKGFTVGAMVNFNIFSGFKDLNKIKEEKSKKIALDYRIVDKKNEIKSEVKDAFYAVQAAEKKIEAMKKSLDAAYAALNITENRFKEGLAKVTDLLDREVDVKNAELALYNAEYELLESKARLYKAAGILE; translated from the coding sequence ATGAAGAGGTTTTTTGCTGTTGTTACATTTTTGGGTATCTCTTTTATGTCATACGCAGGGCAGATATCCTTTGAAGATGCAAAAAAGATATTATTGGAGAAAAATGGCATCATTAAATCTTACGCAGAAGAGCTAAACTCTTCCAAGTATCGTGTAGAGCAAGCTAAGAGCGGATTTATGCCTAAGTTGAATATATCTGAAACTTTTATAAGCAGTGATGAACCAGCCACAGCTGCTTTCTCAAAGATTTCACAGGGAAGCTTCACCTCTGCTTATATGGCTACTATGGCTGATCCTGATAGGGTGAAAAACTTTGAAACAAAGGTGGAACTGATACAGCCTATATTTCTTCAAGGGAAAGTTTATTTCGGGTTTAAACAGGCAGAAGAGATGAAAAAAGCATCTGAAAGGGTATTTGATGCGGTTAAACAAGAACTAATTTTTAATCTTATTAGAGCATATTACGGTAAGGCTTTAGCCGATAAGGGGATAGAAGTGACTGAGAAGTCCTTACAGAGGACAAAAAAGTATAGGGATATGACAGAAGAGTTTTACAAGAATGGCTTATTGGTAAAGAGTGACCTTTATGTGGCTGAGTCAAGACTCAGTTTAAATGAAAGCTATCTTGCTGAAGCGAAGAAACATTCCTTAGTGGCAGAAGCAAATTTACAGAGACTATTGGACAGCGATGAAAAATTTACTGTTATATGGAGTGATCTGCCGCTTAAGATGGATAGGAGTTTGGATGAGTTTTTACAGGCGGCACTTACCAATAGAAGGGATCTTAAAGCACTGGAGAACTATTCAAAAGTTCAGGAGATGGAGTATAAGAAGAGCAGTTGGAGCTATTACCCTGAGGTGGTGGCCTTTGCAAACTACAAGATGAACGATTCCTCATTTTTAGGAGACTCTGGCAAAGGCTTTACAGTTGGTGCTATGGTTAATTTCAATATTTTTAGTGGTTTTAAGGATTTAAACAAGATAAAAGAAGAAAAGAGTAAGAAAATAGCCCTTGACTACAGGATAGTAGACAAAAAAAATGAGATCAAATCTGAAGTAAAGGATGCTTTCTATGCTGTGCAGGCAGCTGAAAAGAAGATTGAGGCCATGAAAAAGTCTTTAGATGCTGCCTATGCTGCTTTGAACATAACAGAGAATAGGTTTAAAGAGGGCTTGGCAAAGGTAACTGATCTTTTGGATAGAGAAGTAGATGTAAAAAATGCAGAACTTGCTCTTTATAATGCTGAATATGAGCTTTTAGAGAGTAAAGCAAGGCTTTATAAAGCTGCTGGTATACTCGAATAA
- a CDS encoding efflux RND transporter periplasmic adaptor subunit: MIKYLSLILVAFVIACGGSKDEKKNQPQPQTHKVAFYQVTKEQVPVVREFSGTVSAEEMASIGPKVMGYITRINYAEGQSFKKGAVLVEISSPEILEKVKFAEATVAEAENAIAQGEIGLKLAQDQLRQAEAQYELAEKTYKRYKNLLTTESISKHEFDQVEAQYKVALEGKASAERAVKLAQERINQAKTKKNQALAGKNEALAYSSFTKIVAPFDGVVLEKLIDVGNLAAPGQPVIKIGSNRNVIYANISESMFGKVKVGQQINVKSESLNKDFTVKVLEISPNIDPATRNFKIKLSSDKSLPVGAYVTISLHDGTKEGIFIPKKAIVTRGQIVAVFVNNGGKADMRIIKTGEERDGKVEVLSGLSGNEKIVLDKVDMIKTGDMLEG; encoded by the coding sequence ATGATCAAATATTTATCATTAATTTTAGTAGCTTTTGTGATTGCTTGTGGTGGAAGTAAGGATGAAAAAAAGAACCAACCACAACCCCAGACCCACAAGGTGGCATTTTATCAGGTGACAAAGGAGCAGGTCCCTGTTGTGAGGGAGTTTTCTGGTACTGTATCTGCTGAAGAGATGGCATCCATCGGTCCGAAAGTTATGGGGTATATAACAAGGATAAACTATGCAGAAGGGCAGAGTTTCAAAAAGGGTGCAGTATTGGTTGAGATCAGTAGCCCTGAAATACTCGAAAAGGTAAAGTTTGCAGAAGCTACTGTAGCTGAGGCTGAGAATGCAATAGCTCAAGGTGAGATAGGTTTGAAGCTGGCTCAGGATCAGCTAAGACAGGCTGAAGCCCAGTATGAGCTTGCAGAAAAAACATATAAAAGGTACAAAAATCTATTGACTACTGAAAGCATCAGTAAACATGAATTTGATCAAGTGGAAGCCCAATACAAGGTTGCCCTTGAGGGTAAAGCCTCTGCAGAAAGGGCAGTTAAATTGGCTCAGGAGAGGATAAATCAGGCAAAGACTAAAAAGAATCAGGCTTTGGCAGGTAAAAATGAGGCTTTGGCTTACTCAAGCTTTACAAAGATTGTAGCTCCTTTTGATGGAGTAGTGTTGGAGAAACTTATAGATGTGGGGAATTTGGCTGCACCTGGACAGCCGGTAATAAAAATAGGAAGTAACAGAAATGTGATATATGCAAATATATCAGAATCTATGTTTGGTAAGGTAAAAGTGGGGCAACAGATCAATGTTAAGTCAGAAAGTCTTAATAAAGATTTTACTGTTAAAGTACTTGAGATATCTCCTAATATCGATCCAGCAACAAGAAATTTTAAAATAAAGCTTTCTTCCGATAAAAGTTTGCCAGTAGGAGCCTATGTGACGATAAGCTTACATGATGGAACCAAAGAGGGTATATTTATTCCTAAAAAAGCGATTGTGACGAGAGGTCAGATTGTAGCTGTATTTGTAAACAACGGTGGTAAGGCTGACATGAGGATTATTAAGACAGGCGAAGAGCGTGATGGAAAAGTAGAAGTGTTAAGCGGACTTTCTGGTAATGAGAAAATAGTGCTTGACAAGGTAGATATGATAAAGACAGGTGATATGTTGGAGGGCTAA